In a genomic window of Polycladomyces abyssicola:
- a CDS encoding nitroreductase family protein, which produces MTLSVKEAIESRRSIREYEQKPIPRADLQEILWLAHLAPSAWNVQPWRLIVVTDPELKSQLQEAAYGQKQVGSAPAVIVVTSDMEDVLQHPREFAHPNMPPEAVDRLEKTILDTFGSQSVEQRGAWGAAQTYIFLGFLLIAAKGMGYDTSPMLGFDPVKVRRLLNLADHVQIPALVAIGKGAEPGYPHHRHSLDRIVTYR; this is translated from the coding sequence ATGACCCTCAGCGTGAAAGAAGCCATTGAAAGCCGGCGCAGTATTCGAGAGTACGAACAAAAGCCCATTCCGCGTGCAGATTTGCAGGAGATCCTGTGGTTGGCCCATTTGGCTCCCAGTGCGTGGAACGTACAACCGTGGCGCTTGATCGTCGTGACCGATCCGGAATTGAAATCACAGTTGCAAGAGGCGGCCTACGGACAAAAGCAGGTTGGCTCGGCTCCCGCCGTCATCGTGGTCACCAGCGATATGGAGGATGTACTCCAACACCCCCGGGAATTTGCACACCCCAACATGCCGCCCGAAGCGGTGGACCGGTTGGAGAAAACCATCTTGGATACGTTCGGATCGCAAAGTGTAGAACAACGTGGAGCATGGGGAGCGGCTCAGACATATATCTTTTTGGGATTCTTGCTCATTGCGGCGAAAGGAATGGGATACGACACCTCCCCCATGCTCGGGTTTGACCCCGTCAAGGTGCGACGGCTTCTCAACCTGGCGGATCACGTGCAAATTCCCGCTTTGGTGGCGATCGGCAAAGGTGCTGAACCTGGCTATCCCCATCACCGCCATTCTCTGGATCGCATTGTGACGTACCGTTAA
- the qoxA gene encoding cytochrome aa3 quinol oxidase subunit II, giving the protein MEPFRKRLRQWLTLIGLSAVLLLAGCSREQYVVLDPKGPIAKQQYDLIVWSFGLMLIIVLAVFGIFAYVIIKYRAKPENKGYEPPDQEGSKLLETVWTLIPIVVVIALAVPTVKATYGLEKQPSSDKPPITIKVTSADWKWIFRYPKEGIETVNYVTIPADTPVNFEMDAVGPMNSFWVPSLGGQEYTMPGMVMHLWLQADQPGVYQGRSANFSGKYFTHMTFDVIAKSPADYDKWVQQVKKTAPKQTEEQYLQLLERGLAKKMTFSSYPKIADQAGLIGEVKGIRDKMNGPKEPDTGTMHHHHHAH; this is encoded by the coding sequence ATGGAGCCATTTCGCAAACGTTTACGTCAATGGCTGACACTGATCGGCTTGTCGGCGGTGTTGCTGCTGGCGGGCTGCAGCCGTGAACAATATGTGGTACTGGATCCGAAAGGCCCTATCGCGAAACAACAATATGATCTCATCGTTTGGTCGTTCGGATTAATGTTGATCATCGTTTTGGCGGTATTTGGGATTTTTGCGTACGTGATCATCAAATACCGGGCCAAACCGGAAAACAAAGGCTACGAACCGCCGGATCAGGAGGGCAGCAAGCTCCTTGAGACGGTCTGGACGTTGATTCCCATCGTAGTCGTCATCGCATTGGCGGTTCCCACGGTGAAGGCGACATACGGCTTGGAAAAACAGCCTTCCAGTGACAAACCGCCGATCACCATCAAGGTGACGTCGGCGGATTGGAAATGGATTTTCCGCTATCCCAAGGAAGGAATTGAGACGGTCAACTACGTGACAATTCCCGCCGATACACCGGTCAATTTCGAGATGGACGCGGTGGGACCGATGAACTCGTTTTGGGTTCCTTCACTGGGCGGACAGGAATATACCATGCCCGGCATGGTGATGCATCTGTGGTTGCAGGCGGATCAACCCGGTGTGTACCAAGGGAGAAGTGCCAACTTCTCCGGTAAGTATTTCACCCACATGACCTTTGACGTCATCGCCAAATCGCCTGCGGATTATGACAAATGGGTTCAGCAGGTGAAGAAAACCGCGCCGAAACAAACGGAAGAGCAGTATCTTCAGTTGTTGGAGCGTGGTTTGGCGAAGAAAATGACCTTCTCTTCCTATCCCAAAATTGCCGATCAAGCGGGATTGATTGGGGAAGTCAAAGGCATCCGGGATAAGATGAACGGGCCGAAAGAGCCTGACACCGGAACGATGCACCATCACCATCACGCCCACTGA
- the qoxB gene encoding cytochrome aa3 quinol oxidase subunit I, translating into MGFHLPKNFLVTGEPMIVVAEVLSVLTLAGIIFVLTYYKKWKWLWDEWLTTVDHKKIGIMYIMTSLLMLFRGGVDALLMRTQLALPNLHILDAEHYNQIFTAHGTIMIFFMAMPFIFGLMNVAVPLQIGARDVAFPYLNAISFWLFFVGCMLFNISFMIGGAPDAGWTNYTPLAGSDLAPGPGINYYLISLQISGIGSLMTGINFLVTILKMRAPGMTLMRMPMFTWSVLITSIIIIFAFPVLTVALALLTIDRLFGSHFFTISGGGEPMMWANLFWIWGHPEVYIVVLPAFGIFSDVISTFARKRLFGYGAMVYSMVVISALSFLTWVHHFFTMGAGPAVNSFFSISTMAIAIPTGVKVFNWLFTLYKGRIEFTTPMLWSVGFIPTFLIGGLTGVMLAVAPADYQYHNSYFLISHFHYVLVGGTVFGCLAGLYYWWPKMFGFKLDERQGKWAFWLFNIGFNVCFFPQYLVGLMGMTRRIYTYPEGLGWTPYNFISTVGAYMMGVGFLIMVYNILYSVRHGERDVTGDIWNGRTLEWSISSPAPHYNFARIPEVDDVDAWWHMKKRKRKQPWELRPLKPIHMPNNSGRPFIMSIWFFIAGFGLVFEWYWMGIIGLLGVLYCMLKRSFEYDDHHYIQVDEIERTESAAGRA; encoded by the coding sequence ATGGGATTTCATCTTCCCAAGAACTTTTTGGTGACCGGCGAACCGATGATTGTTGTCGCCGAAGTGTTGAGCGTGCTCACTCTCGCCGGGATCATTTTCGTCTTGACTTACTATAAGAAATGGAAATGGCTGTGGGACGAATGGCTGACGACCGTTGATCACAAAAAGATCGGGATCATGTACATTATGACGTCCCTGTTGATGTTGTTCCGCGGGGGCGTGGACGCCTTGCTGATGCGGACGCAGTTGGCTTTGCCCAACCTGCACATTCTGGACGCGGAACACTATAACCAGATTTTCACCGCGCACGGTACGATCATGATCTTTTTCATGGCCATGCCGTTCATCTTCGGATTGATGAACGTGGCCGTGCCGCTGCAAATCGGAGCGCGTGACGTCGCATTCCCTTACCTGAACGCCATCAGCTTCTGGCTGTTTTTCGTCGGTTGCATGCTGTTCAACATCTCGTTCATGATCGGTGGCGCGCCGGATGCGGGTTGGACCAACTACACACCGCTGGCCGGCAGTGATCTTGCTCCCGGACCCGGTATCAACTACTACCTGATCAGCTTGCAGATTTCCGGAATCGGGTCGCTGATGACCGGGATCAACTTCCTGGTCACCATCCTGAAAATGCGCGCGCCGGGCATGACGTTGATGCGGATGCCGATGTTTACGTGGTCCGTGTTGATCACGTCGATCATCATCATCTTCGCGTTCCCGGTGCTGACCGTTGCGTTGGCCTTGTTGACAATCGACCGGTTGTTCGGGTCGCACTTCTTCACCATCTCCGGTGGAGGAGAGCCGATGATGTGGGCCAACCTGTTCTGGATCTGGGGTCACCCGGAAGTGTATATCGTGGTTTTGCCCGCATTCGGCATTTTCTCCGATGTGATCAGCACGTTCGCCCGTAAGCGGCTGTTCGGATACGGCGCGATGGTGTACTCGATGGTCGTGATCTCGGCACTCAGCTTCCTTACATGGGTGCACCACTTCTTCACGATGGGCGCAGGACCGGCCGTTAACTCCTTCTTCTCGATATCGACGATGGCCATCGCCATTCCGACCGGGGTGAAGGTGTTCAACTGGCTGTTTACGCTGTACAAAGGACGGATTGAATTTACGACGCCGATGCTGTGGTCGGTCGGCTTCATCCCCACGTTCCTGATCGGGGGCCTGACCGGGGTGATGCTCGCTGTGGCACCGGCGGATTACCAATATCACAACAGTTACTTCCTGATCTCCCACTTCCACTATGTATTGGTCGGGGGAACCGTTTTCGGTTGTTTGGCGGGGCTGTACTATTGGTGGCCCAAAATGTTCGGTTTCAAGCTGGACGAACGGCAAGGGAAATGGGCGTTTTGGCTGTTTAACATCGGGTTTAATGTCTGCTTCTTCCCTCAGTATTTGGTGGGCTTAATGGGGATGACCCGGCGGATATACACCTATCCGGAAGGGCTTGGCTGGACTCCGTACAACTTTATCTCTACGGTGGGCGCCTATATGATGGGTGTCGGGTTCCTCATCATGGTGTACAACATCTTGTACAGCGTGCGTCACGGCGAACGCGATGTCACGGGCGACATCTGGAACGGGCGGACGCTGGAGTGGTCGATCTCCTCGCCGGCACCGCACTACAACTTCGCCCGCATCCCGGAAGTGGATGACGTGGACGCGTGGTGGCACATGAAGAAGCGGAAACGGAAACAACCTTGGGAACTGCGACCACTCAAACCGATTCACATGCCCAACAACTCTGGCCGGCCGTTTATCATGTCGATTTGGTTCTTCATCGCCGGGTTTGGGTTGGTGTTTGAATGGTATTGGATGGGTATCATCGGATTGCTCGGCGTGCTGTATTGCATGCTGAAACGTTCGTTTGAATACGACGATCACCACTACATTCAAGTGGATGAGATCGAGCGTACGGAATCTGCGGCAGGGAGGGCGTGA
- the qoxC gene encoding cytochrome aa3 quinol oxidase subunit III, with protein sequence MAEHALQTHGKSAEESALPLEYSTEEGRLKIFGFWVFLGAEIVLFASLFATYLVLAGRTAGGPTAKELFEIKDFMMETIILLTSSFTCGLGTLALRNRSKGGILFWYVVTLLLGLAFIALEITEFVHYVGEGATMQRSAFLSGFFTLVGTHGAHVSLGILWMTLILIQLVQRGVTAATARRVFIVGLYWHFLDVVWIFIFTLVYLMGVAY encoded by the coding sequence ATGGCAGAACACGCATTGCAAACGCACGGTAAATCCGCGGAAGAGTCCGCCTTGCCCTTGGAGTACTCAACAGAGGAAGGTCGTCTGAAAATCTTCGGTTTCTGGGTGTTCCTGGGTGCGGAAATCGTCTTGTTCGCCAGTTTGTTTGCCACGTATCTCGTTTTGGCGGGGCGCACTGCCGGCGGACCGACAGCGAAAGAACTGTTTGAGATCAAGGATTTCATGATGGAAACGATCATCTTGTTGACCAGCAGTTTCACCTGCGGTCTCGGCACCTTGGCCTTGCGCAACCGGAGCAAGGGAGGTATCCTGTTCTGGTATGTTGTGACTTTGCTCTTGGGTCTGGCCTTCATCGCACTGGAAATAACGGAGTTTGTCCATTACGTGGGTGAAGGCGCGACCATGCAACGAAGCGCATTTCTGTCCGGCTTCTTCACGTTGGTGGGCACGCACGGTGCGCACGTCAGCCTGGGGATTCTCTGGATGACACTGATCTTGATCCAATTGGTTCAACGCGGCGTCACCGCCGCCACGGCCAGGAGAGTGTTCATCGTCGGCTTGTACTGGCACTTCCTGGACGTGGTCTGGATCTTCATTTTCACGCTCGTCTACCTGATGGGGGTGGCGTACTGA
- the qoxD gene encoding cytochrome aa3 quinol oxidase subunit IV, translating into MAKEKGNAQTGNGHRETPIKHILGFILSLVLTFAALWVALYAPVTKPVMLTAILVLAVMQFFVQLLMFMHWTEGSGTYQVVTTLYGVFVAVVTVVGSVWIFFGMYGI; encoded by the coding sequence ATGGCAAAAGAAAAAGGAAACGCACAAACCGGCAACGGTCATCGTGAAACACCGATCAAGCATATTTTGGGGTTCATCCTCTCCTTGGTCCTGACGTTCGCGGCGCTGTGGGTAGCGTTGTATGCACCGGTGACCAAGCCGGTCATGTTGACTGCCATTCTCGTACTGGCTGTGATGCAGTTCTTCGTCCAACTGTTGATGTTCATGCACTGGACGGAGGGCAGCGGAACGTACCAAGTGGTGACCACTTTGTACGGTGTTTTCGTCGCGGTGGTGACCGTCGTTGGTTCAGTCTGGATCTTTTTCGGCATGTACGGGATTTGA
- a CDS encoding RNA-guided endonuclease InsQ/TnpB family protein, which produces MPTITLKLELYKPIKFKQAMYERMTQINTKFANWLLLHPDVNKATSKIFKEFSDEKFPSAIINQTIRDVKSQKKHQQARAFRKMWCSFNNQNLKVEKNGDFYTVSFPMLEKRIGVPVVARSYQQQWLDRIIDGMAKQGTAKLYKKKRKWFIALPITFDVEASQGEKVMGIDLGLRYLAVASIGTKSLFFKGNQCAYIRRRYAAKRRKLGKAKKLDAIRKSKNKEARWMKDHNHKISRQIVNFAVSNGVGIIRMEDLTDIRNRAKSKKEAGRNLHSWSFYQLKEMIRYKAEMAGIRVEIVNPEYTSQTCKCGYREKANRSGIRFKCKQCGYTIHADLNGAINIAKAISGLVA; this is translated from the coding sequence ATGCCCACCATCACACTCAAGCTGGAACTGTATAAACCAATCAAATTCAAACAGGCCATGTATGAACGAATGACACAGATCAACACGAAGTTTGCAAACTGGCTCTTGCTTCATCCCGACGTGAACAAGGCGACCAGCAAGATTTTCAAGGAGTTTTCTGACGAGAAGTTCCCGTCTGCGATCATAAACCAAACGATCCGGGATGTGAAATCGCAGAAGAAACACCAACAAGCTCGGGCATTCAGGAAGATGTGGTGTTCGTTCAACAATCAGAACCTGAAAGTCGAGAAAAACGGCGACTTCTACACGGTGTCGTTCCCTATGCTTGAGAAGCGCATCGGTGTGCCGGTTGTGGCTCGGTCATATCAGCAACAATGGCTGGATCGGATCATCGACGGAATGGCCAAACAAGGAACGGCGAAGCTCTACAAGAAGAAGCGCAAATGGTTCATTGCCTTGCCGATCACGTTTGATGTGGAAGCCAGCCAAGGCGAAAAGGTGATGGGCATTGACCTCGGACTCCGCTATTTGGCGGTGGCAAGCATCGGAACCAAATCCCTGTTCTTTAAAGGGAATCAATGCGCATACATACGCAGACGCTACGCCGCCAAACGGCGGAAGCTGGGCAAAGCCAAGAAGCTCGATGCGATCCGCAAGTCCAAGAACAAAGAAGCCCGGTGGATGAAAGATCACAATCACAAGATCAGCCGTCAAATCGTCAACTTTGCGGTATCCAACGGTGTTGGAATCATCCGTATGGAAGACTTGACGGACATCCGAAACCGAGCTAAGTCAAAAAAAGAAGCTGGACGGAACCTGCATTCCTGGTCGTTTTATCAGCTGAAAGAGATGATCCGCTACAAAGCAGAGATGGCGGGTATTCGGGTGGAGATCGTCAATCCCGAATACACCAGCCAAACCTGCAAGTGCGGTTATCGCGAAAAGGCGAACAGAAGCGGTATCCGCTTCAAGTGCAAACAGTGCGGATACACTATCCATGCTGATCTGAATGGGGCGATCAACATCGCCAAAGCCATTTCAGGGTTAGTAGCCTAG